actctcaaagtatgatatacttaatcaataatgaagtgtctcaatgaatgagaagaactccttatttataggagtactaaggcacaaaaagtccttaaaattaggtagggtggttgctatggcataaaaagtcattacaattaggtagggtgattgctaaggagtaagaaaagtcattacaattaggtggggggcggccaaatccctttggggtagatttggaccttaaaactactagtttgggccattgatttggactccaattgggctccctttgaaacaccccctttggacctcttttaagctcattttgagcccctttggtggacttcaagggctgatttggtggcccaatcttcctcctcttggacttcaatttggatcaccaaataattgtaaaacttggataattcatctactttgggcttgagctcttcctctacaattaaaagcttctttatttgccattgaagtccagcaaccttagagtgcagctctttagcttgagatcttgtaaatggccttggagcttccaaaactctatccttgtccttgatgctatcaaaAAACCATCTAATTCGTTCCAAGAATATGCACGACGGTGGAGGTCGGAGGCTGCTAGGGCGCAACCTCCGCTGGATGATAGTGAACTAACCAAGTATACTTTGAAAAGATGATGGGAATGATGGGTCAAATGTTCCCCGAGCTGGTAAATATGGGAGATTTCTTAGAAGAGGGCATAAAATCTGGTAAAGTGCAATCTATGGCAGCACTGCAAGCAGCCAGCAAGGCCATCTAGTCAGGGTCAATCGGTAGCggaaaagaagaaggaggaggtcTCAGCAGTCGTCCCTTACTACCAACCCAACCCACTTCATGGAAGCACCTCTTATTCCCCAAACAACCACTCACCACCACCCACTTACGCTCCAGTCTATAATACCCAGCCATATTACCACCCTCAACCACAATACAACCCTCCTTGagccaacaacaaccaaaacctACAATGACCACACGCTCATATCCAAACCACTACTCATCAAAATTGACCTGCTAATGCACCACACTCTTCCCAACTTTGAAGAGAGGGGTCTCAGAACTTATATCATGATTGCTGAGCCTCTGGCCCAATTGTTCGAAAGGTTGAGGAGAGCAGGATTGATATAGCCAATCGAGAGAAGGGTTCATGAACATCCCTCCAAATATTTTGATGCCACTAAGAGATGTGTGTACCATTCCAATGTACCTGGGTACGATACCGAAGACTGTTTCAAGatgaaaaatgaaattgaaacccTGATCAAGAGCGGAGCCATTCAGTGCACTCCGGCACTACCTAATATGAATCGCAACCCACTGCCAAATCATCGAAACCAGGGAGCTAACATGATCACATTAGACAAAGAATATGACCTGAAGGGAACAATTGTCACCATAGGAAATACAGAATCCACAAGGATCCCTTCTCAAAAAGATCCAATCATTACAGTACAACTAAGGCCTATAGTGACAGTTCAAACCTATCCACAGCAACCTGCCGATTCTACTCGAGATAAAGAAAATCGGGAGTACAAAACCGTCCCATGAACATACGAGCAAAAGGGAAAGGCCACAATAACAGACTCTACCGCAGCTCATGGTATGACTAGGTCTGGGAGATGCTACGCCTCTGAAGATGTTAATCGAGGAAATCCAGGAGAGAGAACAAATTCCAAGAAGAAACATAACAGACCCAGAAGCCGGTAAGTTTTGGAAAATAATGTCAGTCAAAGGGTATTATGTGGAGGAAACGCTGAAGAAAACTCTAGCACAGATATCAATCATGGATCTATTAATGAGCTCCGACAAAAATAAGGATGCCCTATTGAAAGTACTAAGTGGGGTAGTGTACCAAGTAACACCACTAGTGAAGCGCTGGCcgcgacaattgggaaaatggtCGAAGCAAACATGATCACTTTCAGAAGAGACGAACTCCCTGTTAAAGGTGTAAGTCACAACAAGGCTCTTCACATCACTGTCAAATGCGGGGATAAAGTGGTGTCCCGGGTGCAGGTCGATGGAGGGTCAGGAGtcaacatttgtcctctctccacccTGCGGGAGTTGGGAATTCATTTGAGGGAAGTCAAGGAAAGCCACGTAAGGGTGATAGCCTTTGGTGGTTCACAAAAGgatgttattggagaaatttATCTAGCTTTGCAAATCGGGCCGATCAATTTTTCGGTGTTGTTCCAAGTGATAGACATCTCCTCTTCCTACAACTTGCTGCTGGGCAGGCCCTGGATACATATGGCAGGATCTGTGCCATCTACTTTGTACCAATGCATAAAATTCGAGTGGGGATGCCAAGAGATCGTGGTTCACGGCGAGTGGGGTCACTCCGCCTATTTGGAGTATGTTATCCCATTTATTGAAGGGATGGACTGAGTTGCCTTCCACGTTATGGAAATCATGCAGACTACTGAGATGGAGAAGACTAAACAAAATTTGGGAATGCAGTCGCCGTATAGATCCAAGATGGCCATGAGTGAGATGGTAAAATATGGATACAGGCCAGGAACAGGGTTGGGAGCCAAGTCAGATAGAATCAAAGAACCAATTGAACATAATGGGCAGAAAGGAAGGGTTGGCATAGGATATCAGCCTTCGGAAGGGAAAACTCACACCGTTAGCTCCGGGAAAAAGGTTTTTATGCCAGAGCATGTTGCAAGTCCAGGACAGAGTTCAGTACCCGAAGATGATATCATCGACGGGATGGGAAAGCTATTCATGAATATGATTGAAGAATGCTGTGAAGGAACTGACATCAAGATACCGACTATCAGGAATGCCGAACCAGGGGAAGAGTTGCAGAATTGGATCGCCAGTCCATCTTTGGTTCgccgggagtcttggtagtatagaactgtaaaagttttcttttgaaaagagcaGAGTCAATTGAGGCATGTGCCATGTCTGCATccttttgtcatttgcctcttgtGAACGCTTAAGACGTTccccttttgatgaaataaaagaaCCATTTTCCTAAATATTGCAGCTttagtttactgctttatttatacctagtttttcttttcagtaaACAAATCGATAAAAAACTACGTTCCACGATTATGACATGTAACAAAACTGCTGAGCTCAACGACCCAAATTACGAGGAATATGATGAGAGTATGATGCTAGACAATCTCCCGCAGGAGATCGAGCAGCTGGAAAGTCAAAAGAAGCCCTATCTAGAAGAAATGAAAGTGGTCAATCTTGGAAGTGAAGAAGATGTAATAGAAACCAGAATCAACATTCACCTAGAAGCCGAGCAGAAGGAAAAAAATGATTGAGCTCCTCCGACAGTACGTCGACGTGttcgcatggtcctatgatgacatgccaggattaagcacTGACATTGTCTCGCATCGACTACCTACTGACCCTACCAGACCGCCGGTCAAGCAGAAGCccagaaagttcaaacctgatTTAAGTTTGAGGATAAAAGATGAAGTGACCAAGCAAATAAAAGCCAGTGTAGTAAGGGTCACCAACTATCCAAGCTGGTTGGAAAACATCGTCCCAGTGCCCAAGAAGGACGGAAAGATCAGAATATGTGtggactaccgggatctcaacaaaGCTAGTCTAAAGGAAGATTTCCCTCAGCCAAGCATCCACATCCTCATCGACAACTGCGCGAAGCATGAATTGcagtcatttgtggattgtttcgctGGATACCATCAAATCTTAATgcacgaggaagatgcagagaagacaactttcaccacgccttggggagTTTATTGTTATAGAGTTATGCCGTTCGTCTCAAGAACGCCGGttccacctacatgagggccatgacaaccctCTTTCACGATATGATCCATAAGTAGATTGAAGTGTATGTAGATGACGTCATCATAAAGTCTCGAAAGAGTTCAGAGCACTTGGACgacttgaggaaattttttgaaCGCCTgcgaaggtacaatttgaagttgaacctgGCGAAGTACGCGTTTGGAGTTCCTGCTGGGAAACTATTGGGTTTCATTATAAGTAGGAAggggatagaactggatccatcaaaagtcaaggccatccaggaattaccgccaccaaagagcaagaaagatgtcatgagtttcttgggaagattgaattacatcagtcgtttCATAGCCCAGTCCATGGTAATCTGTGAACTTATTTTCAAGCTGCTAAAGAAGGATGTTGCCACGAAATGGACGGAGGAGTGCCAGAAAGACTTTGACAGAATCAAAGAGTATCTTTCAAACCTGCCAGTGCTGGTTCCCCCTAAAACAGGGAAACCATTGTTGCTCTATTTGTCAGTCTTGGACAATGCCTTCGGCTGTGTGTTGGGGCAGCATGACAAAACtgggagaaaggagcaggccatctactacttaaGCAAAAGGTTCACACCATGCAAGGCCAAGTATACCCTgatagaacgcacttgttgtgctctgacttagATTGCTCAGAAGCTAAGGCATTACATGTTGGCATACACTACGCATCTGATATCTCGGCTCGACCCGCTCAAGTACATTTTCCAGAAGCCAATGCCTATTAGAAAGCTAGCTAAATGGCAAATTCTCCCCAGCGAATTTGACGTTGTGTACATAACTCAGAAGGCTATCAAAGGACAAGCTTTAGCTGACCACCTCGCTGAGAATCCAGTGAATGGAGATTACAAACCGCTTACCACTTCCCCGATGAAGAAGTACTATTTGCCGGGGAGGATATTACAGAATCATACCCAgggtggagaatgtttttcgatggagcagaaaatttcaaaggagtcAAAATTAGGCCAGTCCTGATTTCGGAATCTGCAGCACTACCCAGCATCGACAAAGATAAGATTCCCTTGTACTAATAATATGGTTGAATACGAAGCATGCATCCTTGGAATCAGAATGtcagtcgacatgaacatcaaAGAACTTTTGGTCATAGGAGGTTCCGATTTGTTGATACACCAAGTCCAAGGAGAATTGTCCACCAAGAATGTCAAGATACTGCCGTACCTACACTGCGTGAAGGAGCTGtgcaagaagttcacaaagatTGAGTTCAGGCATGTCCCCAAAATTCAGAACGAGTTCGCCGATGCCCTTGCAACCTTATCTtctatgattcagcatccagacaagaactacaTCGACCCTATCGAGGTAGAGAACAAGGATCAACATGCCTATTGCTTCCATGTGAATGAAGAACCAGATGGTAAACCATGGTATCaagacatcaagaaattccttgCGACCTAGGAGTACCCAGAGAATGCTACTAATAGTCAAAAGCGAGGCCTCAGGTGGTTAGCAAACCACTTTTTCCTCAACGGGGAATtcttgtacaagaggaccccagATTTAGGTTTGCTGAGATGTGTAGACGCCACTGAAGCAACCAGACTATTGGAAGAAATACATGCAGGGACGTGCAAATCCCACATGAACGGGTTCACATtagccaagaagattttgagagctggatacttttggatgaatATGGAAAGCGATAGTATCCGCTACGTgcagaagtgtcaccagtgccagatTCATGGAGATTTCATCCGGGTTCCACAAAATGAGTTAAATATAATGGGTTCACCCTGGCCGTTCGCCGCATGGGCATGGACGTGATTGGGCCCATAGAGCCTGCAGCATCAAACGGACATCATTTAATTTGGGTGGCGATTGACTATtacaccaaatgggttgaggcatcTACTTACAAGGCCGTCACAAATAAGGTAGAGGCAGATTTTGTCCGAAACAACATTGTCCGTAGATTTGGAATACCGGAGTccatcatcactgacaatgccgcTAACCTCAACAGCGACCTCATGAGATAAATCTACGAGAAGTTTAGAATCGTCCACCacaattccacagcctacagaccacaaatgaatggggcagtcgaggcagccaacaagaatatcaaaagGATTCTAcgaaagatagtggacaatcacagacaatggcacgaaaaactaCCTTTCTCTCTACTGGGTTATCGGATTACCATGAGAACATCCACTGGGGCAACGCCATACatgttggtatacggcactgaagcagtgatacctgcaGAGTTTGATATACCATCCTTAAGAGTCATTCAAGAGGCAAAATTGGATGACGCAGAGTGGATACGAATCAGGCAAGAACAACTCATGCTCATTGATGAGAGAAGAATGGATGCAATATGTTATGACTTGCTATATCAGAACAGGATGACCAGTGCATTTAACAAAAGAGTGAAGCCTTGCCAATTCGCATCGGGGCAGTTGGTTCtaaagaaaatctttccccatcaagaagaagccaaaggaaagtttgcaccaaactggcaaggtccttacgtggTTCACCGAGCACTGTTAGGTGGAGCTCTAATCAGAAATGGATGGAAGACAAGtgctaaatcatgtgttggatagttacTATGTCTGAAGGCAAATAGAGCTAGGGTTTTGATGTAACAGAACTTCGTTCAATCTGATTTCCCACggagggatatgtaggcaacccacatagggttcgGTTTCTCTCCCCCTTTCTCTTGTAATAGAAAAAGCAAACATCATTTTTTGTATGTTGTTCAGGAACTACGCTGACTTGATTTCCTCAtaaagggatacgtaggcaatcctcatcggattcagtcatcttttgtaattgaactacatTCTGGCCTGATTCCACTTGGATACGTAGGCTGTCTAGGTCAAACTCAACCATTTTCATTCTTAATCTCATCACTTTGCATCTGTTGTAATCGAACTACGCTTCAACCTTATTCCATTTTGGATATGTAGGCTGCTTGAGTCAGGCTCGGtcattttcatcatattttatCATCATCATACGAACTACGTTCAGACCTGATTCcattttggatacgtaggcaaactGAAAGGGTTCGGTCGTAACCTTAGGAGAGCCTTTGTAATGCATTAGTTCTAGTTAGGACGCAGTCATAATAGCAAGTAGCCGGGTTGTCAGAGGTGTCACGGAAGATCGACACCAATAGGATGAAGTTCTCAATGGAATGCGTTCACGTGTGGAGAACCTTTCGTAATATGTCATAATCCGGAATGGGGAAATGTACTTACAAGTACTAGGTAGCaaaatgttatatatatatatatatatatatatatatatatatatatatatatagcatacATATAACTTGTTCCATCTACCGAACTTCGTGGAGCAATAATGTCAAAGGCTGGGGTAAACCAACACTgtggtcgacacaaaccaacttccCTCCCCCTACTAAGAAATTTTCTTTGAGTGCAGGGTCAACAGGGAATAAGGAAGCACTAGGACCATACTGGGGCAAATGACGGATCTGCCACTTGCCTAAGATTATCTCTCCTCCTTTTACTTAAAATTTTCTAGTACAACTAAAGCTAACTCTTGAATCCTTTGGAAGTGCCTCAGAGTCAGACAGCTGATACGAAAATTTGTATATAACAAACCGTCAGCTCAATTAATCGGAGTGCCGGCTTCGCCAATCAAAGTCCTATATAGCAAACCGTCAGCTCAAGCAATCAGAGCGCCTTGTACAAATCGAACGTTGGCTTTGCCAACTGGAgccttgtatatagcaaactgcAAACTTCGCCAACAAAAGCAATATGCAGCACCACCCCGTCAATCACGGACACCGGAATAGACAATCGCAAACCTCGTTACCAACATTTTGCCAATCGATGGCTGCAACCTAGCTTCGTAGTCAAGAGTATCTATTGGGCATGCTTATATTTCATTTCGCTATTACTTTGAATGTTTTAACATTTTGTTCGTGCAACTTTAGGCATGATTACAATTTTAATCAATCACTCCCGAGCGGAGAATACTTTACATTttagtgcaaagctctcccaacaagcggagatgCACTTTACAAATCAAGATCTCCCGACAAGCGGAGACATTTttcagtgcaaagctctcccaacaagcggagacacaCTTTAACAATCAatctctcccaacaagcggagacaatTTTAAATGTTCCGACAACTGTGGAACGGTACACAACCCGGCTAACAAATCGAGTCAGGATCAAGTATCCCATCATCCCAATCCCAAACAACGGCTTGCCGGCAGCCAGGCATCATCATTCCTGCATCATTTACATCGCATCTTAATATATTCTGCATTACAATATATTGGTATGTGTGTATTTCATTTGTTTTGCAGGAACAAACACTGCAGCGTGGAACTTTTCTTAGCAGCAGACCGAACTACAACGCTATGGGGACAACCAACCCAGTAGCTGGCTAAAGATCCCACCTTAAGACGATCAACGAGCTCTAAATTTCGAATCATTCAAATTAGGCCGCTAAATTCAAGCTACCATAAGTGACCAATCTTCCGTCTCACCGTATCGTCGCAATACGATACTGGGGCAATTCCTGCGAATGCCACTTCCCCAAAGTCCCTACTCCACAACTACACGAGGCCTGATCCTCAttaagcccgaggtatgtaaGTAATTCAAAGCCAAAATTTGGCCCAATATCCCCAAATCTTTCTAGATTCTTCCTCAATTCAATCCCACAAATTCACCATCTCCATTTCCTGCATACCTGCCTAAAAGTCGGGACAAAATTggctttggttcaatttctttgcccgaaaactctttcatcgtctccGATCAAAGAAGGACAGCTGTTGACAGCCaatttgaccctcccttttaaaattaatttatttttacttaataatttacaatgaatgttttgaaaatatttttttattaataaatacCTATTTCCACAAATTAATTCAGTTTTAGTTTCAAAATTAATCATTCGATAttagtattatgtaattacaaatatatttactatattaggattattaaaataatttttatgcgTACGttctataattaattcaataaattacttcttaaaatagttaattagtttactatttcaataattcaaaattaatgtCCTAGTGAGGTATTTttacaaataatcaattaattataataattagtaGTATTTAACACTTATAATTTCTActgcattttattgaaaataattaagtttatttgaATTAATTTCGAAAGGGTAAAAGACTAAAAGGCTACGATTGCAATTCTCTTATTAATTACAAATTAGCTACCTTTTAAATGATTTCTAGCCCAAAGATAAGGCCCAATCCGAAATAACTCTGTCCAAACACCCATCTCATTTGCCACCTTGGCGATCCGTGACATCCTCTCTTAGCCAATGAGAGTGCGCCACATCACTCGCCTCTCTCACTCACAGAACAAACACAAAGTCATCTGGGCCATTCATTTTTTAATCAATGGCCCATGATTTTCACTCCATTTCTCTTTAATTACTAAACACTCAGACCATTTAATCCCAACCATTGGATTACAGGAATCCAACGGACACCGAAATTCTGCCCCAAAATTTTTAACCCCTGATTTGTCAAGGCCGTTGACCTAATGATCCAACGGCCCAGGTTAGATCTCCCAACTTTAACCTAGAGACCAACCAAActccccccaaaccctaatcatttaaCCAAAACACCCAACCGCCTCCTGtcctttttctctcttctttatCTCGCCTCTAAGCCTCCATCAATCACAAAAACCTTGCACAAATCCATGCAAGGTGAACAAATCAACCATGAAATCACCCTTTCTTGCTTCCCTAGTCAGAATCCCGCTGTTATTTCCCCTTTTATTCACTGAACATGTATCGCCAGAGTTCAATCTCTCAAACTCGAAACACCATTCCATCTTTGGCTTTCAAATCAAACTCAAAGATCACGTTTTGTCTCTAGGTTATGATGGAGGTTGTTTTCGTTCATTTTTCGTTGATAGATGTTCAAAACCCCAAATCCGAAAACCCTAGACCAAATCGTGCAACGGTCAAATCTCTTAAATCTCCTCTGGTTTGTTAACGGCATGCATGGGCATATCTCAGAGCTTAATCATGGTTATTCGAGGTCTGGAAGTCTTTAATGCTCTCACCTAACAACAACTAAACAACAAAATTATGAATCAATCACCTAACACTgagaaaaacacacacacaaacactaAGAAGTTTAGGATTCCCAGCCTTAGGTTCTTactgtttttcctttcttttgctgAGCACTATCGCTGGTATAAACTTGAGGTTTTCTGGGATCTTAAGCAACTGAAAAGAGCTCTCGTTTGGTCTGCTGCTTTCAAAAAGGTCAGCACCTCTCTCATTCTTCTCTTTTGTTCGTTTCTTTGAATAATACAAGCATGCTAAGTTAGGTTCTGTATATTACAGTTGTTATGTTGTTTAATATGCTAATACTTGTGCTCTGTTAGTTTAATGGCTACTTGTGATTAGTTGTCTTGCTATGGGTCTTTAAATGATAATTGattaaactatataatcgattctTGTTGATCTTGTTTTCCTGACTTTTCAACAGTCTACATGTTTAAGTTATTATATGTTCATGTTCACATGAACCTTATAGCTCTTATTAGCATGCAGTAACTTTTATCCTTGCCTATTGCATCTTTGTAGCTTGTGAGCTTTTGAAGTTAAACTTATATTCTGATTGAATGAATCTGAAGGTGTTAAGTTTATATCCTCTATCCCTTTAAACCTTGAGCAGAAACTCTAAGTGTTTATATGCCACCTTTCCTGTCTATGTCTGTTAGACTGTTGCTACTATGGTCTTTCATTTTGTTTAGTTGCTTGTTGCTCATATTAACCTAATCTTGTTTGAACTAAACCTCCCCTTCCTTCTCCCAGTAATCTTATTGTACACACCTGTTAAAGCTATGTCATCTTTCCTCATAATGTGATCATGATTCTATTTCTCTCTCTTTATTATAAAGACTGATAATTGGTAAGATCGAACATTAACTATTT
The nucleotide sequence above comes from Nicotiana tabacum cultivar K326 chromosome 12, ASM71507v2, whole genome shotgun sequence. Encoded proteins:
- the LOC142167228 gene encoding uncharacterized protein LOC142167228, giving the protein MVEYEACILGIRMSVDMNIKELLVIGGSDLLIHQVQGELSTKNVKILPYLHCVKELCKKFTKIEFRHVPKIQNEFADALATLSSMIQHPDKNYIDPIEVENKDQHAYCFHVNEEPDGKPWYQDIKKFLAT